One region of Babylonia areolata isolate BAREFJ2019XMU chromosome 29, ASM4173473v1, whole genome shotgun sequence genomic DNA includes:
- the LOC143275043 gene encoding sesquipedalian-1-like, with the protein MKILNAKGLQRFASSGGFPDKEGYLLKRGDLNKGFQKRWFLLRGNLLFYSEKRGDKEPAGVIILEGCSIEIADCEQVDNYAFQITFPGSATRNYVLSASSQEDLESWMKALSCASYDYVRLLVAELENQLQEAVAADNAKLIQDAERDSRLFSHTYSIDAGATAGHDQRTHPPAGITK; encoded by the coding sequence atgAAGATCCTTAACGCCAAAGGCCTGCAGCGTTTCGCTTCCTCTGGGGGCTTTCCGGACAAGGAGGGCTACCTGCTGAAGAGAGGCGACCTCAACAAGGGATTCCAGAAACGCTGGTTTTTGCTGAGAGGGAACTTGCTCTTCTACAGCGAAAAACGAGGCGATAAAGAGCCAGCAGGTGTAATCATCCTGGAGGGCTGCTCCATCGAAATCGCAGACTGCGAGCAAGTGGACAACTACGCTTTCCAGATAACTTTCCCAGGCTCTGCCACACGCAACTACGTTCTGAGTGCATCCTCACAGGAGGACTTGGAATCCTGGATGAAGGCATTGTCGTGTGCTTCGTACGATTACGTCAGACTTCTTGTGGCGGAACTGGAGAACCAGCTGCAGGAAGCAGTGGCAGCAGACAACGCTAAACTGATTCAGGATGCAGAAAGAGACAGCCGACTTTTCAGTCACACCTACAGTATAGATGCTGGAGCTACAGCTGGACACGATCAAAGGACGCATCCTCCAGCGGGG